One region of Clostridiales bacterium genomic DNA includes:
- a CDS encoding S-layer homology domain-containing protein: MKHSKRFLCLLLTLILAASLCVFPAAAADQTCPSSKDDPVVFVHGLMGWGQRAGINAVLPYWGMTTGSLTSYLNSLGYETYSATVGPISSAWDRACELYAQLTGTTVDYGAAHAAAHDHARYGITYDQPLFAGWGTKRAVNLVGHSFGGATTRQFLELMANGSAEEVAAAKAAGTAPSPLFTGGKRSWVHSMTEIAAPHNGTTFIESNGAIMDAATNLAETLAKGFGITEIKNLYDFQLEQFGIYKDPNETVLETLQRVFSTDFMSHNDNAFLDLTIDRSLEINDGIGIEPNVYYFSYAGNQTVQDPVSGNYIPSARMWTLFYPGAINMGKYYDKYTAGGFYIDQSWRPNDGMVNTVSAFYPIHSDGTCLTRDGRQGWTNYDGYSNIHFKPGIWYVMPVQSFDHIQFVGGMLNGSLVKTHALYRGVMEDIYNTYTTAPSGGSFPFTDVAESRWSYPYIREMYEAGVIDGMTPTTFEPAGNVTRAQFVKMLALLQSADVSAYASGPFTDVPGDAWYARYVNWAAANAIVNGTSETTFDPNAAISRQDMAVMLYRYAQQYGIALPEQTTAPFTDEGSVAAYALPAVQALHRAGVINGMPDGSFRPYDTATREQACAVLCAL, translated from the coding sequence ATGAAACACAGCAAACGTTTTCTGTGCCTGCTGCTGACGCTCATTCTGGCCGCGAGCCTGTGCGTCTTTCCGGCGGCGGCCGCAGACCAGACCTGCCCGAGCAGCAAGGACGACCCGGTCGTGTTCGTGCACGGCCTGATGGGCTGGGGCCAGCGCGCCGGCATCAACGCCGTGCTGCCCTACTGGGGCATGACCACCGGCAGCCTGACAAGCTACCTCAACTCGCTCGGCTATGAGACGTACTCGGCCACCGTCGGCCCGATCTCCAGCGCATGGGACCGCGCGTGCGAGCTCTATGCCCAACTGACCGGCACGACGGTCGATTACGGCGCGGCGCACGCTGCGGCGCACGACCACGCGCGCTACGGCATCACCTATGACCAGCCGCTCTTTGCCGGCTGGGGCACGAAGCGCGCCGTCAACCTCGTCGGCCACAGCTTCGGCGGCGCGACCACGCGCCAGTTCCTCGAGCTGATGGCCAACGGCAGCGCCGAGGAAGTTGCCGCGGCCAAGGCGGCCGGCACTGCGCCGAGCCCGCTGTTCACCGGCGGCAAGCGCAGCTGGGTGCACTCCATGACCGAGATCGCCGCGCCCCACAACGGCACGACCTTCATCGAGTCCAACGGCGCGATCATGGACGCGGCAACAAATCTGGCCGAGACGCTCGCCAAGGGCTTCGGCATCACGGAGATCAAGAATCTCTATGACTTCCAGCTTGAGCAGTTCGGCATCTACAAGGATCCGAACGAGACCGTGCTCGAGACGCTGCAGCGCGTGTTCAGCACCGACTTCATGTCGCACAACGACAACGCTTTTCTCGACCTGACGATCGACCGATCGCTCGAGATCAACGACGGCATCGGCATCGAGCCGAACGTCTACTACTTCTCCTACGCCGGCAACCAGACCGTGCAGGACCCGGTCTCCGGCAACTACATCCCGTCGGCCAGGATGTGGACGCTGTTCTACCCCGGCGCGATCAACATGGGCAAATACTATGACAAGTACACCGCCGGCGGCTTCTACATCGACCAGAGCTGGCGGCCGAACGACGGCATGGTCAACACCGTATCCGCCTTCTACCCCATCCACAGCGACGGCACCTGCCTGACGCGCGACGGCAGGCAGGGCTGGACGAATTACGACGGCTACTCCAACATCCATTTTAAGCCCGGCATCTGGTATGTCATGCCCGTGCAGTCGTTTGACCACATCCAGTTCGTCGGCGGCATGCTCAACGGCAGCCTTGTCAAGACGCACGCGCTCTACCGCGGCGTCATGGAGGATATCTACAACACCTATACCACCGCGCCGAGCGGCGGCAGCTTCCCGTTCACGGACGTGGCCGAGAGCCGCTGGAGCTATCCGTACATCCGGGAGATGTATGAAGCCGGCGTGATCGACGGCATGACGCCGACGACCTTCGAGCCGGCCGGCAATGTCACGCGCGCGCAGTTTGTGAAGATGCTTGCCCTGCTGCAGAGCGCGGACGTGTCCGCCTATGCGTCCGGCCCATTCACCGACGTGCCGGGCGACGCCTGGTATGCGCGCTACGTCAACTGGGCGGCCGCGAACGCGATCGTCAACGGCACGAGCGAGACGACCTTCGATCCGAACGCGGCGATCTCGCGGCAGGATATGGCCGTCATGCTCTACCGTTATGCGCAGCAGTACGGCATCGCACTTCCGGAGCAGACCACAGCCCCGTTCACGGACGAGGGCAGCGTCGCGGCCTACGCCCTGCCCGCCGTGCAGGCGCTGCACCGCGCCGGCGTCATCAACGGTATGCCGGACGGCAGCTTCCGCCCCTACGACACCGCGACCCGCGAGCAGGCCTGCGCCGTGCTGTGCGCGCTCTGA
- a CDS encoding RluA family pseudouridine synthase, producing MDILYQDNSILVCIKPAGVLSTDEPGGVPELVRQALGDPKACVRTVHRLDRVVSGLMVLARTPAAASKLSAQIREHDFGKTYLAVVHGEPDALQGTYRDLLRRDPNERKTYVTDKMAKGVQEAVLDYDVLGTRAELSLVRIYLQTGRTHQIRCQFSARGLPLWGDKKYSTLPDDGPIALWSHCLHFAHPDTGEVLYFEQQPPDISPWSLFAD from the coding sequence ATGGACATTCTCTATCAGGACAACAGCATCCTCGTGTGCATCAAGCCGGCAGGCGTGCTGTCCACGGACGAACCGGGCGGCGTGCCCGAGCTGGTGCGGCAGGCGCTCGGCGACCCGAAGGCCTGCGTGCGCACCGTGCACCGGCTCGACCGCGTGGTCAGCGGACTGATGGTACTCGCGCGCACCCCGGCGGCCGCGTCGAAGCTCTCGGCGCAGATCCGCGAGCACGACTTCGGCAAGACCTATCTCGCCGTCGTGCACGGAGAGCCGGACGCCCTGCAGGGCACGTACCGCGACCTGCTGCGGCGCGACCCGAACGAGCGTAAGACCTACGTCACGGATAAAATGGCCAAGGGCGTGCAGGAGGCCGTGCTCGACTATGACGTGCTCGGCACGCGCGCGGAGCTCTCGCTCGTGCGCATTTACCTGCAGACCGGGCGCACGCACCAGATCCGCTGCCAGTTTTCCGCACGCGGTCTGCCGCTCTGGGGCGACAAAAAGTACAGCACGCTGCCCGATGACGGGCCGATCGCACTCTGGTCGCACTGCCTGCACTTTGCCCATCCGGACACCGGCGAGGTGCTCTATTTCGAGCAGCAGCCGCCGGACATTTCCCCCTGGAGCCTGTTTGCAGACTAA
- a CDS encoding S-layer homology domain-containing protein, whose protein sequence is MKKSKKFLCLLLALVMAGSLLLLPAAAANTEQSGAERYPTVYVHGLMGWGARDQIYAVTPYWGLTSDLMPYLTGKGYESYAASVGPLSSAWDRACELYAQLTGTTVDYGAAHAAEYGHARYGVTYDKPLFEGWSADKKINLVGHSFGGATIRLFLDILADGSAQEQAAAKADGTEVSPFFQGGKADWVYSLTTLAAPHNGTTFLECCGDMTQFAAEVSTTMAKLLGISDFKGVYDFQLEQFGFYRKDGETVLEALDRVLHSDFLSHNDNVFRDLTIDRALELNDDIEIQPNVYYFSYAGDKTRQSALTGERTSAADMTPLFVPFANQMCSYYNQTTAGGFQIDKSWAPNDGLVNTVSALYPTNSAGKCLTKSGQTGYIQRDGYSNVSYQPGVWNVMPVRHYDHGNFIAGMPVPNLSSQSTTALRQFYLSLMGNLSHVTSAPTTPDQPAGLPFTDVAESRWSYSYIKEMYDAGVINGMTATTFAPAANVTRAQFVTMIARLADADVSGYASGPFADVPAGSWYAPYVNWAAANGIVNGTSATTFDPNTTISRQDMAVMLYNYTQHFGVQLDQKTVTAFTDEGSVAAYALPAVQALHRAGVINGMPDGSFQPYATATREQACIVLCAL, encoded by the coding sequence ATGAAAAAGAGCAAGAAGTTTCTGTGTCTGCTGCTCGCGCTGGTGATGGCCGGAAGCCTGCTGCTTCTGCCGGCCGCCGCCGCAAACACGGAGCAGTCCGGTGCCGAACGCTACCCGACCGTTTACGTCCACGGCCTGATGGGTTGGGGCGCACGCGACCAGATCTACGCCGTGACTCCGTACTGGGGCCTGACGAGCGACCTGATGCCGTACCTGACGGGCAAGGGCTATGAGAGCTATGCCGCCTCCGTCGGCCCGCTCTCGAGCGCGTGGGATCGCGCGTGCGAGCTCTATGCCCAGCTCACCGGCACGACCGTTGACTACGGCGCGGCTCACGCTGCCGAATACGGCCACGCGCGCTACGGCGTGACGTATGACAAGCCGCTGTTTGAAGGCTGGAGCGCGGACAAGAAGATCAACCTCGTCGGCCACAGCTTCGGCGGCGCAACGATCCGCCTGTTTCTGGACATTCTGGCCGACGGCTCTGCACAGGAGCAGGCTGCGGCCAAGGCCGACGGCACGGAGGTCTCCCCGTTTTTCCAGGGCGGCAAGGCCGACTGGGTCTATTCGCTGACGACGCTGGCAGCCCCGCACAACGGCACGACCTTCCTCGAATGCTGCGGCGACATGACGCAGTTCGCCGCCGAGGTCTCGACCACCATGGCAAAGCTGCTCGGCATCTCGGACTTCAAGGGCGTGTACGACTTCCAGCTCGAGCAGTTCGGCTTCTACCGCAAGGACGGCGAGACCGTGCTCGAGGCGCTCGACCGCGTGCTGCACTCGGACTTTTTGTCGCACAACGACAACGTGTTCCGTGACCTGACGATCGACCGCGCGCTGGAGCTCAACGACGACATTGAGATCCAGCCGAATGTGTACTACTTCTCCTACGCCGGCGACAAGACGCGCCAGAGTGCCCTCACCGGCGAGCGCACGTCGGCCGCCGATATGACGCCGCTGTTCGTGCCGTTTGCAAACCAGATGTGCAGCTATTATAACCAGACGACTGCCGGCGGTTTCCAGATCGACAAGAGCTGGGCGCCAAACGACGGCCTTGTGAACACCGTCTCGGCCCTGTACCCGACCAACAGCGCCGGAAAGTGCCTGACCAAGAGCGGCCAGACCGGCTATATCCAGCGCGACGGCTACTCCAACGTCAGCTATCAGCCCGGCGTGTGGAACGTAATGCCCGTGCGCCACTATGACCACGGCAACTTCATCGCCGGTATGCCGGTGCCCAACCTGTCCTCGCAGAGCACAACGGCCCTGCGCCAGTTCTACCTGAGCCTGATGGGCAATCTCTCCCACGTGACCTCGGCGCCGACCACGCCGGATCAGCCCGCCGGCCTGCCGTTCACGGACGTGGCCGAGAGCCGCTGGAGCTATTCGTACATCAAGGAAATGTATGATGCCGGCGTCATCAACGGCATGACCGCCACGACCTTTGCCCCGGCCGCGAACGTCACGCGCGCGCAGTTCGTGACCATGATCGCCCGGCTCGCCGACGCGGACGTGTCCGGCTATGCGTCCGGCCCGTTTGCCGATGTGCCGGCAGGCAGCTGGTACGCGCCCTACGTCAACTGGGCGGCCGCGAACGGCATCGTCAACGGCACGAGCGCCACGACGTTTGATCCGAATACGACGATCTCGCGTCAGGACATGGCCGTCATGCTCTATAACTACACGCAGCACTTCGGCGTGCAGCTTGACCAGAAGACGGTCACTGCCTTCACGGACGAGGGCAGCGTCGCGGCCTACGCCCTGCCCGCCGTGCAGGCGCTGCACCGCGCCGGCGTCATCAACGGCATGCCGGACGGCAGCTTCCAGCCGTACGCCACCGCGACACGCGAGCAGGCCTGCATCGTGCTGTGCGCGCTGTAA
- a CDS encoding response regulator → MPAPIDGTLRQFALRVPSVIDECSGIMVFGKRIKSLVFSTDLAIIRNVNADAVFAVYPFTPQPVITQALLMASDLPVFVGVGGGLTTGKRVVNLAMYAEMQGATGVVVNAPTPGRILNRIRSSVDVPVVVTVANADTNYRHRIEDGAAILNVAAGAQTPEIVAEIRERFPDYPILATGGADDESIRATIRAGANAIIWTPPTSGELFRDVMKNYREGKPHP, encoded by the coding sequence TGCGCGTACCGAGCGTGATCGACGAGTGCAGCGGCATCATGGTGTTCGGCAAGCGCATCAAGTCGCTGGTGTTCTCGACCGACCTGGCCATCATCCGCAATGTCAACGCCGACGCGGTGTTTGCGGTCTACCCGTTCACGCCGCAGCCGGTCATCACGCAGGCGCTGCTCATGGCGAGCGACCTGCCGGTGTTCGTCGGTGTCGGCGGCGGGCTGACGACGGGCAAGCGCGTCGTGAACCTCGCCATGTACGCCGAGATGCAGGGCGCGACCGGGGTCGTCGTCAACGCGCCGACGCCGGGCCGCATCCTCAACCGCATCCGCAGCAGCGTCGACGTGCCGGTCGTGGTCACGGTGGCCAATGCCGACACGAACTACCGCCACCGCATCGAGGACGGCGCCGCGATCCTGAACGTAGCCGCCGGCGCGCAGACGCCGGAGATCGTGGCCGAGATCCGCGAGCGTTTCCCGGACTACCCGATCCTTGCGACCGGCGGCGCGGATGACGAGAGCATCCGCGCCACCATCCGCGCCGGCGCCAACGCCATCATCTGGACGCCGCCGACCAGCGGCGAGCTGTTCCGCGACGTCATGAAAAACTACCGCGAGGGCAAGCCGCACCCCTGA
- a CDS encoding S-layer homology domain-containing protein: MKKTRRFLCLLLTLVLALSLCAIPAAAADTQTRSDDPVVFVHGLFGWGQRDKIFSIMPYWGMTTGSLPDYLATQGYETYAASVGPLSSAWDRACELYAQLVGARTDYGVKHAQDFGHERYGIDYETPLFEGWGTQRAANLVGHSFGGATTRLFLEILTNGCPEEVAAAKAAGVAPSPFFLGGKGSWVHSLTAIAAPHNGTTFIEANSNFTKLAANLATGAAKALGLSSLKGVYDFQLDQFGIRKDDNETFAQALDRVLRSDFLSHNDNAFLDLTIDKSLEINKGIEIQPNVYYFSYAGDQTSADPLTGNHYPTVSAIPSNGMSALMMPGSINMGKYCDKYTAGGIYIDRSWLPNDGLVNTVSALYPTTTDKNTTECLKRDGTQGWINYDGYSDITFRPGIWYVMPVTRADHMQFVGGIANKSVIETHLFYRNLMDDIYGTYGSGQPEEQPFPFTDVAAGRWSYSYIRQLYEAGVIDGMTPTTFVPTGDVTRAQFVKMLARLQGADVSEYRSAGFEDVPADAWYAPYVNWAAANGIVYGISSTEFAPNANISRQDMAVMLDRYAQQFGIVLGTDNAAVTFTDEADIAAYALPAVQALQRAGVINGMPDGSFCPRGSATREQACAMLCRL; this comes from the coding sequence ATGAAAAAAACACGTCGATTTTTGTGCCTGCTGCTGACGCTCGTGCTGGCGCTGAGCCTGTGCGCCATCCCGGCCGCCGCGGCAGATACGCAGACCCGCTCGGACGACCCGGTCGTGTTCGTGCACGGCCTGTTCGGCTGGGGTCAGCGCGACAAAATTTTCAGCATCATGCCCTACTGGGGCATGACCACCGGCAGCCTGCCGGACTATCTGGCCACGCAGGGCTATGAGACCTACGCCGCCTCCGTCGGCCCGCTCTCGAGCGCGTGGGACCGCGCGTGCGAGCTGTACGCGCAGCTCGTCGGTGCGCGCACGGACTACGGCGTCAAGCACGCGCAGGACTTCGGCCACGAGCGCTACGGCATCGACTATGAGACGCCGCTGTTCGAAGGCTGGGGCACACAGCGCGCCGCGAACCTCGTCGGCCACAGCTTCGGCGGCGCGACGACGCGCCTGTTCCTCGAGATCCTTACCAACGGCTGCCCGGAGGAGGTCGCTGCGGCCAAAGCCGCCGGTGTGGCCCCGAGCCCGTTTTTCCTCGGCGGCAAGGGCAGCTGGGTCCACTCGCTGACCGCCATCGCCGCGCCGCACAACGGCACGACGTTCATTGAGGCCAACAGCAATTTCACAAAGCTCGCCGCCAACCTGGCCACAGGCGCCGCCAAGGCGCTGGGCCTGTCGTCGCTCAAGGGCGTGTACGACTTCCAGCTCGACCAGTTCGGCATCCGCAAGGACGACAACGAGACATTTGCCCAGGCGCTTGACCGCGTGCTGAGATCCGACTTTTTGTCGCACAACGACAACGCCTTCCTCGACCTGACGATCGACAAATCGCTCGAGATCAACAAGGGCATCGAGATCCAGCCGAACGTCTACTATTTCTCCTACGCGGGCGACCAGACCTCGGCCGATCCGCTCACCGGCAACCACTACCCCACCGTGTCGGCCATCCCGTCGAACGGTATGTCCGCGCTGATGATGCCCGGCTCGATCAACATGGGCAAGTACTGCGACAAGTACACCGCCGGCGGCATCTACATCGACCGGAGCTGGCTGCCGAACGACGGCCTTGTCAACACCGTGTCCGCGCTCTACCCGACCACGACGGACAAAAACACCACCGAGTGCCTCAAGCGCGACGGTACGCAGGGCTGGATTAACTATGACGGCTATTCCGACATCACCTTCCGGCCCGGCATCTGGTACGTCATGCCTGTCACGCGCGCCGACCATATGCAGTTCGTCGGCGGCATCGCCAACAAGAGCGTCATCGAGACGCACCTGTTCTATCGAAACCTGATGGACGATATCTACGGCACCTACGGCTCCGGGCAGCCGGAGGAGCAGCCCTTCCCGTTCACGGACGTGGCGGCCGGCCGCTGGAGCTATTCGTATATCAGGCAGCTCTATGAAGCCGGCGTGATCGACGGCATGACCCCGACGACCTTCGTCCCGACCGGCGACGTCACGCGCGCCCAGTTCGTGAAGATGCTCGCCAGACTGCAGGGCGCGGACGTCTCCGAATACCGGAGTGCCGGGTTTGAGGACGTGCCGGCCGACGCATGGTATGCGCCCTACGTCAACTGGGCGGCTGCCAACGGCATCGTCTACGGCATTTCGAGCACCGAATTTGCGCCGAATGCCAATATTTCGCGCCAGGACATGGCCGTGATGCTCGACCGCTATGCGCAGCAGTTCGGCATCGTGCTCGGCACGGACAATGCGGCCGTGACGTTCACGGATGAAGCCGACATTGCCGCCTATGCACTGCCCGCCGTGCAGGCGCTGCAGCGTGCCGGCGTCATCAACGGCATGCCCGACGGCAGCTTCTGCCCGCGCGGTAGCGCGACCCGCGAGCAGGCGTGCGCCATGCTCTGCCGGCTCTGA